The window TACTCGCCACGAACAAGCTCGACGACATGTTCTGGTCGTCGGCAGCGCTCGCGGGCGATCAACTGCTGCTCCGCGGCATCGATCGTCTCTACTGCATCAAGCCGTAACAGTCGTCGATTCGCTCCGCGATCGATGAATGGAGATCAAGAGTCAGTGGGCCGCCGATGGGCTCGCTGAATTGTCGGCGTACGTTCATCGATCGCGGGAGCGATCGACGACTATTGGCGCCGATCCACAAACCGCTGTCCTTTCCCTTCAAACCGGGGCAGCGTGCCCAGCGGCACGAGTTGCACTTCGATCTTGAGTCCCAAGCGAAGCTGCAATTCGCGGGCGATCCGTTCGGGCTGCGCGAGTCGGTCTTCGACTTCTACCGACAGGCTATCCATCGCGCCAGCTTTGCTCGCCGTGACGCGGAACTCGACGACCTCGGGAAAACCTCGCAGGATGTGTTCGATGGAACTGGGAAACACATTCACGCCGCGGACCACCAGCATGTGGTCGGCCCGGCCGAGCACGCCGCCGACGAGCAGCACGAACCTGCTATCGCCGCTGGCTTCGAACTGCGGCCGCACGAGATCGCCCGTGCGGTAACGAATGAGCGGACTTCCGCGGCGGCCGAGCGATGTGAGGACCAGCTCGGACAATTCTCCATCTACGGCGGGCTCACCGGTCGCGACGGAGAGAAACTCGGCGATGAATTCGCTTTCGATCACATGCAGGCCCCGCTCATCGCGGCTGTAACCCCAAGGGCCAACTTCCGAAGCGCCAGCATGATCGATCACACGGGCGTCGAAGGCTTGTTCGATGCGCTGCCGAGTCGACGGCACGGAGCCGCCCGGCTCACCCGCGACAATCACATGGCGAATGCTGAGTGAGCGCGGATCGATCTGATTGTCGTGCGCAACCTCGGCCAGGTGCAGTGCGTAGCTGGGCGTGCAAAACAAAAGTGTCGCCTGGCAACTGCGCATCATTTCCAGTCGACCGCGACTATTCATGCCGCCCGTAGGAATGACCAGCAAGCCGCGCTCGATGCAGGCATCGCTGGCGCTCCAGAAACCGATGAACGGCCCGAAGGAAAACGCCATCAGGGCCCGATCGTCGCTGCGGACCTCGGCAGCATCGAGAATGTATTGCCAGGTCTCGACCCACCACTGCCAATCCTCCGCCGTATCGAGCACCGGCATCGGCCTGCCGCGCGTTCCCGATGTGTGGTGATAACGCACGTAGCGATCGAGTGGATAAGTCAGGTTCGCCGCAAACTCACCCGCCGCCGGCGCGGTGACCAGCTCATCCTTGAAGGTGAACGGCAGATCGGCGAGCTGATCGAGCGAGGTCATCGGCTTGACGAGTTTGCCGAGCTTCTCGACGTAGAACTTGTTGTGCGGAATGACCTCGATCAACAGTTTGTTGAGTCGTTCGAGCTGCCAAGCGCGCAGCGACTCACGCGAGAGTTGTTGTCGTTGCCAACGGTCAGAAGCAGAGGTGCGAAGCATAGATTTATTTTAGTTCATCCGGATCACGGTGCGGAGACGGGGAGTGTGGATCATGGCAGATTGCAGATCGAAGATTGCAGATTTTAAAGACGTAAAGCAGCAAGCCCAGCGAATCATCGCTGGGCTTGTCGTCTTTCAATCTGCAATTTGAAATCTGCAATCTGCAATTTCCTACGGCAGTCGGCCAGTCGCGACCTTCGGGAACGGTCCCGTCAACGCGTTCATATATTCGACCAGATCCTTTTTGTCCTGCGCGGTGAGGTCGAGCTTCTTCACCTTATCGCTCAGGTGCGGATTGGCGTGGCCACCCTTGGCGTACCACTCGACGACTTCTTCCAGCGTTTTCTGGCTGCCGTCGTGCATGTAGGGGGCAGTTTGGGCCACGTTGCGAACGGTTGGCGTTTTGAATGCGCCGCGGTCGGCTTCGGTCTTGGTCACTTCAAACCGACCGAAATCGGGTTTCGCGACTTCCATGCCGACGCCCAGGTTGTGATACTTCTCGTCGCTGAAATTGGCGCCGGCGTGGCAAGCGGTGCAATTTGCTTTGCCAAAAAAGAGCTCGCGGCCGCGCTTGGCCGAATCCGAAATCGGGTGAGCCTTGCTTTCGGCTTTCATCTTTTCGTACTTGGCAAACTCAGCCGGGCTGTCGGCTTTGAACGAATCCAGATCGGCCAGTTCGTCCTTGAAAATCTTTTCGAACGAATAGAGCGGTTCGTAGTAATCGGCCGGCGACGGGCCGGTGACAACTGCGCGTTCGAACGAAGCGATCGCCTTGCCAACGGTTTTGATGTTGATCCCTTCGCCGGGAAAAATCTTTTCAAACTGAATGACGTAGCCCGGGAGTTTCTTCAGGGCGCCAACGCACTCTTCGTGCGTGAAGCCCATCTCGATCGGATTGGCGATCGGGCCGACGGCTTGATCCTCGAGCGTGGCGGCGCGGCCGTCCCAGAATTGATTGCTGCTTACGATGCGGTTGTAACTGACGGGCGAATTGCGATTGCCGGTCAAACCCTTAATGCCGACGCCGAACTGCGTGGCCTTGGCCCAGCCACTGTCGGGAGCATGGCAAGTCGCGCAGCTGACTTTTTGATCGACTGACAAACGAGGATCGAAATAAAGCTGCCGGCCGAGTTCGATCTTGGCGCGGGTCAGTGGATTGTCTTTAGGAATAGAAATTTGATTTGCACCGGCATTCAGCCCCAGCGGCAACTCGACGGTGAGCGTCTCGTGATTCTTTTCGTTCGCGAGCCACGATTTGATCTGTTCAAGCGTGAGAGGGCCTTGGCCCGGAATGCCGGCGGTCAGTTCATCGCCGCCGAGCAGAATGGTGGCGGGGTCCGCAGCGAAACAGGCAGTCGAAATCGTCAACGTCAGCAGCAGGGCTAGCGCTTTGCTCATGATCTTCCTTAGGCGAGAACAGGTGGGCGAGATAACGGTGGGTAATAAAGCGGCGTTTATTCTATTCGGCGACGAGCGATGGGGCAGCTTGCGTGAGGCCGCAAATTCACAGTCACCTTTCGCTTCGCGAAAGAGTGCGTCTGCGTAGGATGGACCAGTGGTCCGTCCACGAAGCGGGTACCAAGCCAAAATGGTTGCAGTTACAGTCCCGGACGGACCACTGGTCCGGCCTACGGGAAGACGCGTCCTTTCACGGAGTGAAAGGCGACTGTCAAACCCGATCTGGCAGATTTCCCGCCGCGTCGAATGGCATCGGTCGCGGATCGGTGAGGATCGTCAAGTCGGTTCGGCTTTTGGCTTCATTCCAATACGCGGCCGAGCATTCCACTTCGGCAACTTCCAGCGTGTTGTGAATCCACTGCAGAGAAATATTCTCCGGATCGACCAAGCCGCAGGTCGGAAAGGCTGTGTCGAGCATCAGCTGATCGGTCGCGTAGTCGAGCGGCATCATCGCCGCTGTCGGATGGCCGCCGGTGAGGCAGTTAATGCGTGTGATTTTCACGTCGATTTTTTCAATCACGCGCGTCAGGCAGAACTCGCTCATGCCGATGCCGGTCGCGTTGCCGTGGGTCGCGTCGGTCAAGTCGCGCACACAAATCCGTTTCACCTTCGGCCATTCGTCTTCCATGGCGACGTGATCGTTAAACT is drawn from Anatilimnocola floriformis and contains these coding sequences:
- a CDS encoding phenylacetate--CoA ligase family protein, which encodes MLRTSASDRWQRQQLSRESLRAWQLERLNKLLIEVIPHNKFYVEKLGKLVKPMTSLDQLADLPFTFKDELVTAPAAGEFAANLTYPLDRYVRYHHTSGTRGRPMPVLDTAEDWQWWVETWQYILDAAEVRSDDRALMAFSFGPFIGFWSASDACIERGLLVIPTGGMNSRGRLEMMRSCQATLLFCTPSYALHLAEVAHDNQIDPRSLSIRHVIVAGEPGGSVPSTRQRIEQAFDARVIDHAGASEVGPWGYSRDERGLHVIESEFIAEFLSVATGEPAVDGELSELVLTSLGRRGSPLIRYRTGDLVRPQFEASGDSRFVLLVGGVLGRADHMLVVRGVNVFPSSIEHILRGFPEVVEFRVTASKAGAMDSLSVEVEDRLAQPERIARELQLRLGLKIEVQLVPLGTLPRFEGKGQRFVDRRQ
- a CDS encoding cytochrome-c peroxidase, giving the protein MSKALALLLTLTISTACFAADPATILLGGDELTAGIPGQGPLTLEQIKSWLANEKNHETLTVELPLGLNAGANQISIPKDNPLTRAKIELGRQLYFDPRLSVDQKVSCATCHAPDSGWAKATQFGVGIKGLTGNRNSPVSYNRIVSSNQFWDGRAATLEDQAVGPIANPIEMGFTHEECVGALKKLPGYVIQFEKIFPGEGINIKTVGKAIASFERAVVTGPSPADYYEPLYSFEKIFKDELADLDSFKADSPAEFAKYEKMKAESKAHPISDSAKRGRELFFGKANCTACHAGANFSDEKYHNLGVGMEVAKPDFGRFEVTKTEADRGAFKTPTVRNVAQTAPYMHDGSQKTLEEVVEWYAKGGHANPHLSDKVKKLDLTAQDKKDLVEYMNALTGPFPKVATGRLP